The following nucleotide sequence is from uncultured Draconibacterium sp..
TTGCCTATATGTTTTTGTGACAATTGTAACGACAATTCCGCAAATAAAAGCAACTGCAAACACTAAAATAGTGTACAACGAAGTTTCGCTGTCGGAGATTTTTACAGCCTGAACATATTTTACCAGTGAGTCGATCACTCCGCTACCTAAAAACAGGAACAGTGGTAAAACAATATAAATGAGGTTTGTTCTGGTGATCTCTTTTTTGTAAACCGTTAATCCAACGGCAATTATGGCGGAAACTATTCCAATAGCTTTTATCGTTGAAAGCTCTTCGTTGAAATAAATCAGCGAGAATGCTACCGGAAAAACCAGCGATAATTTATTGGCCAGTGTGGTAACCGTAATTCCTGCTTTTTGTGAACTGTAACCAATAAGGTAAAACATGGCAATAAATAAGATACCTAGTATTACAGCAAAAGGTGTCCAGTGGGGGAGTGTTACCGGATAATCATCATTGGCAAATGGTTGAAATAGAAGAATGCCCAGCAAACTGGCAGCCAGATAATTTATGGTAATGAGTGATTGAAGTTTACAATTGTAATTTTTTGCAATTCTGAAAATCACGTAAATCATTGACGACGAAAGGATGCACAGGATCAGATATATCATAGGGCAAAAAAAAGGCAGGCTTAAAAGCCTGCCGATATTACATTTTTAATTTCTTTTCTATGTCCTCGACAAACTGTCGGAAATTTTTATCGGTATCTTTCAGGTTGTTTACCGTTTTACAAGCGTGCAGAACCGTAGCGTGGTCTTTACTACCAATTTGTGCCCCGATACTGGCCAGCGAGTATTTCGTTAAACTTTTCGAGAAATACATGGCAATTTGACGCGCCTGAACGATTTCGCGTTTCCTGGTTTTGGTTTGAAGTGCATCAACCGGCATACTAAAATAATCGCATACTACTTTTGAGATGTACTCGATAGAAAGCTCACGTTTTGAGTTTTTAACCAGTTTGTTGATCAACTTAGCGGCCAGTTCCAAAGTTATTTCGCGCTTGTTTAGCATCGACTGTGCCAACAACGAAACCAATGCACCTTCCAGTTCACGAACATTATTGGTTACGTGCGAGGCGATGTACTCCATCACTTCTTCCGAAAGTGTAATGCCGTCTTTATATATTTTTCGACGCAAAATTTCCATACGGGTTTCAAAGTCGGGTGTTTGCAAGTCAGCAGTCAGTCCCCACTTAAAACGCGACAGTAAGCGCTGTTCCATGCCTTTCAACTCAATAGGTGGCTTATCTGATGTTAAAATCAGCTGCTTACCCATTTGATGCAAGTGGTTGAAAATGTGGAAGAATGTTTCCTGTGTTTTTTCTTTGCCTGCAAATTCATGCACGTCGTCAAGAATCAACACGTCAACCATTTGGTAGAAATGTAAAAAGTCGTTACGGTTATTATTACGTGTTGCCTCGGTAAATTGTGTCTGAAATTTATTTGCATTTACATACAAAACCACTTTGTCAGGGAAGTTTTCTTTCACTTGGATACCAATAGCTTGCGACAAGTGCGTTTTTCCCAATCCAGAGTTTCCGTAGATCATTAAAGGATTAAAAGCAGTTCCTCCAGGATTTTGAGCAACAGCATATCCGGCACTGCGGGCCAGTCGGTTGCAATCTCCTTCTACAAAATTTTCAAAGGTGTTGTCCGGTTTTAATTGCGGATCAATCTGCAATTTCTGAATCCCCGGAATGATAAATGGATTTTTTATTGTTGCTTTTTCCTCTGCTTTTAATGGCACAGTAAGTGGTTTATTTTGAATCTTGTTATTATTATTTGTCGGATAACTAACAGTATACGGTTCATTACTGTTTTTATTGCTTAAAACAACGTTATATTCCAATTTTGCTCCGTTGCCTAAAACCATACGAAGCGTCTTGCGAAGAATGTCGATAAACTGTTCTTCAAGGTACTCATAAAAAAAGGCACTTGGTACCTGGATTGTTAATACTTTATTTTCCAATTTAACCGGTTCGATCGGTTCGAACCAGGTCTTAAAGCTGCTGCTAGGAACGTTATCTTTTATAACGTTGAGGCATTTCTCCCATGCAGATCTGTATTCGTTGTTCATTTACAATTGCTGGATAATGAGGTTCTACAAATAAAATTTCCCTAGTGGTATTCCGAGAACAAAAGTTGCGAAAAAAAAGTTAAAAAAAAAATCATAAATCTATTGGAAAAATAACATTTGTCATAGTTGGTTATAAGTCAGGCATTTAAAATTTTAATTTTCTGAATAATTTGTAACTGTCTATAATTCAGATGATTGTCTTTAAGTGGTTGAACGATAACCATATAGCTGGTAGGGGCTGGTTGGGTTGTGTTTTTGTGCAATCGGCTATCAACAATCCCCGGTTAATTACCGTATCTGTTTAAGTGCCTTTTTAAGCTTGATAAGCTGGCCGTTTTTGAAGGCAACTATACTGGATTCCGGAAATTCGAAACGCACAGTTTGGTAAATTTCTTCTATCTCACTGTATTTGCTTGTTGAGCCGGTAAAATAGTTATAAACATTTCCGGTTGAGTATTCTTCCACATCGTCAATCGATTTAAAAACATCGGCAGTGGTACCCAATTGTGTTTTGGTAGAGAGTAAGTGAACTTTGAAAACAATATCTTTTGCCGAGGCATCGTCTTTCGTATTAATGTAAACTTCCTTTCCAAAATCAAATGCCGAAACCTGTAGGTAGCGTTTCGGATTTTGCTGAATGTCTCCAATCAGGAATCCCATATTCTCTGATAGCGTATTTATCGACTGGTACAATTCATCGTCGTTAAGCAACAGCCCCGCCGAATTGTCGTCGCTGTTTAGCTTTTCCAATATATTTTCTATTTCGGCTGAAGCATTGGCCAGGTTGTTTAATACCGGTGTAACCGAAACATTGGCCAGGGTATCAGAGAAACTGTTCAGGTTTTTAATTGTTGCCTCAAATTCGGCAGCATTATTTTTAAAACTTGCTGTAAGTTCTTCAATGTTCGACACAATGCTTTTAACATTTCCTTTCTCCGATGCCATTATTTCCTGCAGGTCGGCAGTTGTGGCTTCAATATTTTCAACAGTTTGGTTTATTTTGGCAAAGCTGGTTGTCAGGTTTTCGCGGGCATCTTCATTAAAAATAACGGTTAGAACGGTTATAGCAGAGTCGACGGTGCTTAAAAGTTCTTCGGCTTTATTTTTTAGTGGAAGAACCTGCATACTTACCTGGTCTTTTAACCCGGCTTCAATCGATCCGGGA
It contains:
- a CDS encoding EamA family transporter, coding for MIYLILCILSSSMIYVIFRIAKNYNCKLQSLITINYLAASLLGILLFQPFANDDYPVTLPHWTPFAVILGILFIAMFYLIGYSSQKAGITVTTLANKLSLVFPVAFSLIYFNEELSTIKAIGIVSAIIAVGLTVYKKEITRTNLIYIVLPLFLFLGSGVIDSLVKYVQAVKISDSETSLYTILVFAVAFICGIVVTIVTKTYRQRLNPATLIFGTLLGVVNFGSLYFIIKALNNSGLESSLVFALNNMAIVAFTAILGTLLFKERLNKINFVGVVLALISLYFLL
- the dnaA gene encoding chromosomal replication initiator protein DnaA, which codes for MNNEYRSAWEKCLNVIKDNVPSSSFKTWFEPIEPVKLENKVLTIQVPSAFFYEYLEEQFIDILRKTLRMVLGNGAKLEYNVVLSNKNSNEPYTVSYPTNNNNKIQNKPLTVPLKAEEKATIKNPFIIPGIQKLQIDPQLKPDNTFENFVEGDCNRLARSAGYAVAQNPGGTAFNPLMIYGNSGLGKTHLSQAIGIQVKENFPDKVVLYVNANKFQTQFTEATRNNNRNDFLHFYQMVDVLILDDVHEFAGKEKTQETFFHIFNHLHQMGKQLILTSDKPPIELKGMEQRLLSRFKWGLTADLQTPDFETRMEILRRKIYKDGITLSEEVMEYIASHVTNNVRELEGALVSLLAQSMLNKREITLELAAKLINKLVKNSKRELSIEYISKVVCDYFSMPVDALQTKTRKREIVQARQIAMYFSKSLTKYSLASIGAQIGSKDHATVLHACKTVNNLKDTDKNFRQFVEDIEKKLKM
- a CDS encoding MlaD family protein is translated as MKNAKYTKLGILIVFSLAVLIWGLSFLKGNDIFKQNDYYHVYYNRVDGLVKSNEVTLNGFQIGQVTDVKFAPDNTGRLIVTFAVNSSFKIPVKSTARIISSDIMGTRSIEIVYSGESEMYQSNDTIPGSIEAGLKDQVSMQVLPLKNKAEELLSTVDSAITVLTVIFNEDARENLTTSFAKINQTVENIEATTADLQEIMASEKGNVKSIVSNIEELTASFKNNAAEFEATIKNLNSFSDTLANVSVTPVLNNLANASAEIENILEKLNSDDNSAGLLLNDDELYQSINTLSENMGFLIGDIQQNPKRYLQVSAFDFGKEVYINTKDDASAKDIVFKVHLLSTKTQLGTTADVFKSIDDVEEYSTGNVYNYFTGSTSKYSEIEEIYQTVRFEFPESSIVAFKNGQLIKLKKALKQIR